From a region of the Halomonas sp. HL-93 genome:
- the secA gene encoding preprotein translocase subunit SecA, producing MINNLLRKVVGSKNDRDVKRMHKSVQHVNALESEFEALSDADLQATTAKLRQRLDDGESLDSLLPTAFAVVREASKRVMGMRHFDVQMVGGITLHRGRIAEMKTGEGKTLVATLAVYLNALPAKGVHVVTVNDYLARRDAEWMRPLYEFLGLTVGVIFAGQTSAEKRHAYHCDITYGTNNEFGFDYLRDNMAFSLEDKVQRGLHYAIVDEVDSILIDEARTPLIISGAVDENTDLYNVVDRLSQQLEKGEVSEDEDAPVTGDFLLEEKQKQVELTEQGHNKVEALMREEGLLGEDDSLYAAQNLNLLQHMHSALRARHLYHVDVDYMISDGQVVIVDEHTGRSMPGRRWSEGLHQAVEAKEGVTVQRESQTLASTTFQNYFRLYEKLAGMTGTADTEAFEFRQIYGLDVVVIPTNRPLTRKDLNDLVYLSAEEKYEAIIQDVKEQTEAGRPVLVGTASIETSEYIARLMREANLAFNVLNAKQHQSEAEIIAQAGRPGAVTIATNMAGRGTDIVLGGNWEAEVAKLQQPSQAQIDALKAEWQQRHDAVLEAGGLHVIGSERHESRRIDNQLRGRAGRQGDPGSTRFFLSLEDSLMRLFGSERVKRLMQALGLERGEAIEHKMVSNAVERAQKKVEGRNFDIRKQLLEYDDVANDQRRVIYQQRNDVLAADDVADAVAGIHEEVMDNSISDFVPPQSLAEQWDLPGLEAHLKTEFNLDAPVVEWAEADQRFNEDKLRERLHTMHREAYAAKVDAAGEALIRRFEKQVMLQVLDTRWKEHLQSMDHLRRGIHLRGYAQKNPKQEYKREAFELFQQLLTNIKADVTRILSHVQVRQPEQVEALEKRRREALEREKATADSRHDEPESPGTDDSDTPQEAPGADGRPVRREGPKVGRNDPCTCGSGKKYKQCCGKLN from the coding sequence ATGATCAATAATTTATTACGTAAAGTCGTTGGTTCTAAGAATGACCGCGATGTTAAGCGCATGCATAAAAGCGTACAGCATGTTAATGCGTTAGAAAGTGAGTTTGAGGCGTTAAGCGATGCCGACCTGCAAGCCACAACGGCTAAGTTACGTCAGCGATTAGACGACGGTGAATCCCTGGACAGTTTGCTGCCAACGGCCTTTGCGGTGGTGCGTGAGGCGAGTAAGCGTGTCATGGGGATGCGCCACTTTGACGTGCAGATGGTGGGTGGGATAACTCTTCACCGTGGGCGTATCGCCGAAATGAAAACGGGTGAAGGTAAAACCCTGGTGGCCACGCTGGCGGTTTACTTAAATGCGCTGCCGGCGAAAGGCGTGCATGTGGTCACGGTGAACGACTATCTAGCGCGTCGTGACGCTGAATGGATGCGCCCGCTTTATGAATTTCTGGGCCTTACCGTCGGGGTTATTTTTGCAGGCCAAACCAGCGCTGAAAAGCGCCATGCGTATCACTGCGATATTACCTACGGCACCAATAACGAATTTGGCTTCGATTATCTACGCGATAACATGGCTTTTTCACTGGAAGATAAAGTCCAGCGAGGCCTTCACTATGCGATTGTGGATGAGGTGGACTCGATCCTTATCGATGAAGCCCGTACGCCGTTAATTATCTCTGGTGCTGTCGACGAAAACACAGACCTCTACAACGTAGTTGATCGTTTATCGCAGCAACTAGAAAAAGGCGAGGTGTCCGAAGACGAGGACGCACCAGTTACCGGCGACTTTTTGCTTGAAGAAAAGCAAAAACAGGTCGAGCTGACCGAGCAGGGCCATAACAAGGTCGAGGCGCTAATGCGCGAGGAGGGGCTACTGGGCGAAGATGACTCCCTCTATGCCGCTCAGAACCTGAACTTGCTTCAGCATATGCATTCGGCGTTGCGTGCGCGTCACCTCTATCACGTTGACGTTGACTATATGATCTCCGATGGTCAGGTGGTGATCGTTGACGAACATACCGGCCGTTCGATGCCCGGACGTCGTTGGTCCGAAGGCTTGCACCAAGCCGTCGAAGCCAAAGAAGGCGTCACGGTGCAGCGTGAGAGCCAGACCTTAGCCTCAACAACGTTTCAGAACTACTTCCGCCTCTACGAAAAACTCGCGGGGATGACGGGGACGGCCGATACTGAGGCCTTCGAGTTCCGCCAGATTTATGGGCTGGACGTCGTGGTGATCCCCACCAATCGACCGCTCACGCGGAAAGACCTCAATGATCTGGTTTATCTTAGTGCGGAGGAAAAGTACGAAGCCATCATCCAGGATGTCAAAGAACAGACAGAGGCCGGTCGTCCTGTGCTGGTAGGTACGGCATCAATTGAAACCTCGGAGTACATCGCGCGGCTAATGCGTGAAGCCAATCTGGCGTTTAACGTACTCAACGCCAAGCAGCACCAAAGCGAGGCGGAGATCATTGCCCAGGCAGGGCGTCCTGGGGCGGTGACCATCGCCACCAACATGGCGGGCCGCGGTACCGATATCGTGTTAGGCGGTAACTGGGAAGCCGAAGTGGCTAAATTACAACAGCCCAGCCAAGCGCAAATTGATGCCCTGAAAGCCGAATGGCAGCAGCGTCACGACGCCGTATTGGAAGCTGGTGGCTTGCATGTAATTGGCTCCGAGCGCCACGAATCACGGCGGATTGATAACCAGCTGCGTGGTCGTGCTGGGCGCCAGGGGGATCCAGGCTCTACCCGCTTCTTCTTATCCCTTGAAGACAGCTTGATGCGTCTATTCGGTTCTGAGCGCGTTAAGCGCCTGATGCAAGCGCTTGGGCTGGAGCGGGGCGAAGCCATTGAACACAAGATGGTCTCCAATGCCGTCGAGCGGGCACAGAAGAAAGTCGAGGGACGCAACTTCGATATTCGTAAACAGCTACTCGAATATGATGATGTGGCCAACGATCAGCGTCGTGTTATTTATCAACAGCGCAACGATGTATTAGCGGCAGATGATGTGGCAGACGCTGTTGCAGGCATCCATGAAGAAGTCATGGATAACAGTATTAGCGATTTTGTACCGCCGCAAAGCCTCGCCGAGCAGTGGGATCTGCCTGGCTTAGAAGCGCATCTAAAAACGGAGTTTAATTTGGATGCGCCGGTGGTGGAGTGGGCCGAGGCGGACCAGCGCTTTAATGAAGATAAGCTACGCGAGCGCCTTCACACCATGCACCGTGAAGCCTATGCCGCTAAAGTGGATGCCGCCGGTGAAGCGCTGATTCGCCGCTTTGAAAAGCAGGTTATGCTGCAAGTGCTGGATACTCGTTGGAAAGAGCACCTGCAATCTATGGATCATTTGCGCCGCGGTATCCATCTCCGTGGCTATGCGCAAAAAAATCCTAAGCAGGAATACAAACGTGAAGCGTTTGAACTCTTCCAGCAGTTGCTAACTAACATCAAGGCAGACGTAACGCGGATTCTCAGTCATGTACAGGTGCGCCAGCCTGAACAAGTGGAAGCACTTGAGAAAAGGCGTCGTGAGGCATTAGAACGCGAAAAAGCTACCGCTGATAGCCGGCATGATGAGCCAGAATCGCCGGGGACCGATGACAGCGACACTCCCCAAGAAGCTCCCGGCGCAGATGGTCGCCCCGTTCGCCGTGAAGGGCCCAAAGTAGGGCGCAATGATCCCTGCACGTGTGGCTCAGGTAAAAAATATAAGCAGTGCTGCGGTAAACTTAACTAA
- the argJ gene encoding bifunctional glutamate N-acetyltransferase/amino-acid acetyltransferase ArgJ — protein sequence MAVGTMPFPHMPPLEGVRLGSAMAGIKKPNRRDVVVFELPEASTVSGVFTRNAFCAAPVTVAKAHLQLAGKNGEVPRYWLINTGNANAGTGDAGHRDALTCCAALAQHARVNDAAVLPFSTGVIGEPMPMARLLDGIPVAFADLAADSQAWQHAAEGILTTDTRPKGASVTLTMGDSEVVINGIAKGSGMIKPNMATMLGFVVTDAGVEQALLDRLLRETVDRSFNCITVDSDTSTNDACMLAATGTGARIESEAHIEIFRNGLQRVMTELAQAIIRDGEGATKFVTLQVDQAHTRQEALDVAFTVAHSPLVKTALYASDANWGRILAAIGRAPVDEFDVKRVTVELGDVRLVENGGRAEGYTEEAGSRVMAEDEITIRISLGRGQENATVWTSDLSHDYVSINADYRS from the coding sequence ATGGCGGTAGGAACGATGCCTTTTCCCCATATGCCACCCCTTGAGGGGGTGCGTTTGGGCTCGGCAATGGCAGGGATTAAAAAGCCGAACCGTCGCGATGTCGTGGTGTTTGAACTTCCCGAAGCGTCAACGGTATCGGGAGTGTTTACCCGTAACGCCTTTTGTGCCGCCCCGGTAACGGTGGCCAAGGCTCATTTGCAGCTTGCGGGTAAAAACGGCGAGGTGCCTCGCTATTGGTTGATCAATACGGGCAACGCCAATGCGGGGACAGGAGACGCAGGTCATCGTGATGCGTTGACCTGCTGTGCGGCGCTTGCCCAGCACGCGCGTGTCAACGATGCAGCGGTGCTGCCGTTCTCAACGGGCGTGATTGGGGAGCCGATGCCCATGGCGCGATTGCTGGACGGCATCCCGGTGGCGTTTGCAGACCTGGCGGCTGATAGTCAAGCCTGGCAGCATGCGGCTGAAGGTATTTTGACGACGGACACGCGTCCCAAGGGGGCGAGTGTCACCTTGACGATGGGAGACAGCGAGGTCGTCATCAACGGTATCGCCAAAGGATCGGGGATGATTAAGCCCAACATGGCAACCATGTTGGGCTTTGTGGTGACCGATGCTGGCGTTGAGCAAGCATTGCTGGATCGCTTGCTGCGCGAAACGGTCGACCGGTCGTTTAACTGTATTACCGTGGACAGCGATACCTCAACCAATGACGCTTGTATGCTGGCAGCCACCGGCACGGGCGCGCGGATTGAAAGCGAAGCGCACATTGAGATATTCCGCAACGGCTTGCAGCGGGTAATGACGGAGCTGGCGCAGGCGATTATTCGCGATGGCGAAGGCGCGACCAAGTTTGTCACATTGCAGGTTGATCAGGCCCATACGCGCCAGGAGGCACTCGATGTCGCCTTTACCGTGGCTCACTCCCCGTTAGTCAAGACGGCGCTATATGCATCAGATGCTAACTGGGGCCGTATTTTGGCAGCGATTGGCCGTGCACCAGTGGATGAGTTTGATGTAAAGAGGGTGACGGTTGAGTTAGGCGACGTGCGCCTGGTGGAAAACGGCGGACGGGCTGAAGGGTATACGGAAGAAGCCGGCAGCAGAGTGATGGCTGAAGACGAGATAACGATACGCATCAGCTTGGGTCGAGGACAAGAAAACGCCACCGTATGGACCTCGGATCTCTCCCATGACTATGTATCGATCAACGCCGATTATCGTAGCTAG
- the ftsZ gene encoding cell division protein FtsZ, whose translation MFELVDSAPSSSAVIKVVGVGGGGGNAVNHMVESNIEGVEFICANTDAQALKRVSAKTVLQLGGEITKGLGAGANPDVGRQAAMEDRERIAELLNGADMVFITAGMGGGTGTGGAPVVAQVAKELGILTVAVVTRPFPFEGPKRMRAAEEGMKELSEHVDSLITIPNEKLLSVLGKNATLLTAFSAANDVLLGAVQGIAELITSPGIINVDFADVRTVMSEMGMAMMGTGGATGENRAREAAEKAIRSPLLEDIDLHGARGILVNITAGPDLSIGEFNDVGATVQEFASQEATIVVGTSIDMEMSDELRVTVVAAGLDGGQPKAAAREPARRATETSADYRKLQQPTVMRQQATSRAEAAESAPARPEKRRAADADDYLDIPAFLRRQAD comes from the coding sequence ATGTTCGAATTGGTAGATAGCGCACCCTCGAGCAGTGCGGTCATCAAAGTGGTTGGCGTTGGCGGCGGTGGCGGCAACGCTGTTAATCACATGGTCGAAAGCAACATCGAAGGCGTCGAGTTCATCTGCGCCAACACCGATGCCCAGGCATTGAAACGCGTGTCCGCTAAAACGGTCCTGCAGCTTGGGGGAGAGATCACCAAAGGGCTGGGCGCGGGTGCCAATCCCGACGTCGGCCGTCAAGCCGCGATGGAAGACCGGGAGCGTATTGCCGAGCTTCTCAACGGGGCTGACATGGTGTTCATCACCGCCGGTATGGGCGGCGGCACCGGCACTGGCGGTGCGCCCGTGGTCGCGCAGGTGGCCAAGGAACTGGGCATTCTGACGGTCGCGGTGGTAACGCGTCCCTTCCCGTTTGAAGGGCCTAAGCGGATGCGTGCTGCAGAAGAGGGCATGAAAGAGCTCTCTGAGCACGTTGACTCGTTGATTACCATACCCAACGAAAAGCTGCTCTCTGTCCTGGGCAAGAACGCTACGTTGTTGACCGCTTTTAGCGCAGCCAACGACGTGCTGCTAGGGGCTGTTCAAGGGATTGCCGAGCTAATCACCAGCCCGGGCATTATCAACGTCGACTTTGCCGACGTGCGCACGGTAATGTCAGAGATGGGTATGGCTATGATGGGTACGGGCGGTGCCACTGGCGAAAATCGTGCCCGCGAAGCCGCTGAAAAAGCCATCCGCAGCCCGCTGCTGGAAGATATCGACTTGCATGGTGCGCGAGGCATCCTGGTCAATATCACGGCAGGCCCGGATCTCTCGATTGGCGAATTTAACGACGTAGGCGCCACCGTACAAGAGTTTGCTTCTCAAGAAGCAACGATTGTGGTGGGAACTTCCATCGATATGGAAATGTCCGACGAGTTGCGCGTAACGGTCGTTGCGGCAGGTTTGGATGGTGGGCAGCCGAAAGCGGCAGCCCGTGAACCGGCTCGTCGTGCGACGGAAACCTCTGCCGATTATCGCAAGCTGCAACAGCCGACGGTAATGCGCCAGCAGGCGACCAGTCGTGCCGAAGCCGCTGAGAGTGCTCCTGCGCGCCCTGAAAAACGTCGTGCTGCGGATGCTGACGATTATTTAGACATCCCTGCGTTTCTTCGCCGCCAAGCGGATTGA
- a CDS encoding cell division protein FtsQ/DivIB: MKKRQAWLGGLMLGLLLVAGGQALWLWLDRPIERVSIRGDWQYVDADYLRTQLAPVVEDRQWLSADLSAIRRQALRIGWLHEVRITREWPNTLVFELVEQTPVARWNDDFLLNEEGEAFAFAPLGVPQGLPDMAGPAGSSEEVLNYYHQLTPHFARLDLRLTQLRLEPRGAWRLQLNDSAWVMLGRRQHEVRLARLSASWQRELSRLSERIRYIDLRYPNGVAVAWHGESEFDVQEE; encoded by the coding sequence ATGAAAAAACGCCAGGCCTGGTTGGGTGGTTTGATGTTGGGCCTTCTGTTAGTGGCGGGGGGGCAGGCGCTTTGGCTGTGGCTTGATCGCCCCATTGAGCGTGTATCTATACGAGGCGACTGGCAGTATGTTGACGCTGACTACTTGCGCACCCAGTTGGCGCCGGTCGTTGAGGATCGTCAGTGGCTATCCGCTGATCTGAGTGCAATAAGGCGACAGGCTTTACGCATTGGCTGGTTACATGAAGTACGCATTACGCGTGAGTGGCCTAACACGCTGGTATTTGAATTGGTCGAACAAACCCCGGTAGCCCGCTGGAATGACGATTTTTTGCTTAATGAAGAGGGGGAAGCATTTGCGTTCGCCCCATTAGGGGTGCCTCAAGGATTGCCTGATATGGCAGGGCCAGCGGGTAGCAGTGAAGAAGTGCTAAATTACTATCATCAATTAACGCCGCATTTTGCACGACTAGATTTACGTTTAACACAACTACGCTTAGAGCCTCGTGGTGCTTGGCGCTTACAGTTAAATGATAGCGCTTGGGTTATGTTGGGGCGTCGTCAACATGAAGTACGACTGGCGCGTTTAAGTGCTTCCTGGCAGCGCGAATTGAGTCGTTTAAGCGAACGAATCCGTTATATCGATTTACGCTATCCCAATGGAGTGGCGGTAGCTTGGCATGGCGAAAGTGAATTTGATGTGCAAGAAGAGTAA
- the ftsA gene encoding cell division protein FtsA produces MAGSPNASNMVVGLDIGTSKVVAIVGQPTDDGGIEIAGIGSHPSRGMKRGVVINIESTVQSIQRAVEEAELMAGCDIHSVYVGVAGSHIKSMNSDGVVAIKEREVTPSDIDRVIDSARARAVSEGQRVLHVLPQEFSIDAQGGIREPLGMSGVRLEAQVHLVTAALNAVQNIEKCVRRCGLDVDAIILEQLASSMAVLTEDERELGVCMVDIGGGTTDMAIFTEGAIRHTAVIPIAGDQVTNDIAMALRTPTQHAEEIKVKYACALTQLAASDEMIKVPSVGDRPARDLSRQALAEVVEPRYEELFTLVRDELRRSGYEDMVAAGVVLTGGTSRMEGVSELAEEIFHMPVRIACPQNVKGLSDVVRNPIYATGVGLLHYALQESRHGHGRESQRGVIPVHKGRTDVSRRDVKDGSAALARIKGWFKGNF; encoded by the coding sequence ATGGCAGGCTCACCCAACGCATCCAACATGGTGGTCGGGCTGGACATTGGAACGTCCAAGGTCGTCGCGATAGTCGGTCAGCCAACTGACGATGGCGGGATTGAAATTGCAGGTATTGGCTCGCATCCCTCGCGGGGCATGAAACGCGGCGTGGTGATTAATATTGAATCCACCGTTCAGTCAATTCAGCGTGCAGTAGAAGAAGCTGAATTGATGGCGGGGTGTGATATTCATTCGGTCTATGTCGGTGTGGCGGGTAGCCATATTAAATCGATGAACTCCGATGGGGTGGTGGCGATTAAAGAGCGCGAAGTAACCCCCTCTGATATTGATCGTGTGATTGACTCAGCACGAGCGCGCGCTGTTTCTGAAGGTCAGCGGGTGCTGCATGTTCTGCCCCAGGAGTTCTCAATTGACGCCCAGGGTGGTATTCGCGAACCTTTGGGGATGTCGGGGGTCCGGCTTGAAGCCCAGGTTCATTTGGTGACGGCCGCGCTTAACGCGGTGCAAAATATTGAAAAATGTGTGCGTCGCTGCGGCCTTGATGTGGATGCCATTATTCTTGAGCAACTGGCGTCCAGCATGGCAGTGCTGACTGAAGATGAGCGTGAACTCGGTGTTTGTATGGTCGACATCGGTGGGGGAACCACCGACATGGCGATTTTTACCGAAGGGGCTATTCGCCATACAGCGGTTATTCCTATCGCCGGTGATCAAGTCACTAACGACATTGCCATGGCGCTGCGAACGCCGACTCAGCACGCTGAAGAAATTAAAGTAAAGTATGCCTGTGCGCTGACGCAGTTAGCGGCAAGTGATGAAATGATCAAAGTACCTAGCGTGGGTGACCGGCCAGCACGGGATCTTTCCCGACAAGCTTTGGCCGAAGTAGTCGAACCACGCTATGAAGAGCTTTTTACGCTGGTCAGAGACGAGCTGCGGCGCAGCGGCTATGAGGATATGGTCGCGGCGGGTGTGGTACTGACTGGCGGTACGTCACGCATGGAAGGCGTGAGTGAACTGGCAGAAGAGATTTTTCACATGCCAGTTCGCATTGCGTGTCCGCAAAATGTAAAAGGGTTGTCAGACGTGGTACGCAATCCTATCTATGCAACGGGCGTTGGTTTACTGCATTATGCATTGCAGGAATCCCGCCATGGGCATGGTCGAGAAAGTCAACGGGGAGTCATCCCTGTGCACAAGGGGCGTACTGACGTCTCCCGGCGTGACGTCAAGGATGGCAGTGCAGCGCTGGCAAGAATCAAAGGCTGGTTCAAAGGAAATTTCTGA
- the lpxC gene encoding UDP-3-O-acyl-N-acetylglucosamine deacetylase, producing MIRQRTLQNVIRATGVGLHSGKKVHLALRPAPANTGIVFVRTDLDPVVHVPARAELVEDTKLCTALSYQGVKVATVEHLMSAFAGLGIDNAYVDVSAPEVPIMDGSASPFVFLIQSAGILEQEAAKKFIRIKRPISVTEDDKEATFLPHQGFKVSFTIDFDHPVFDQQKQKAQIDFSTTSFVKEVSRARTFGFMRDLEFLRSNNLALGGSLDNAIVVDDYRIVNEGGLRYEDEFVKHKVLDAIGDLYQLGHSLIGEFRGVKSGHALNNQLCRELMAQPDAFEIVTFEEEKAVAPISYAAPAMA from the coding sequence ATGATCAGACAACGCACCCTACAAAATGTCATTCGCGCCACCGGAGTGGGCTTACACTCTGGAAAAAAAGTTCACTTGGCTTTGCGTCCGGCACCCGCCAATACGGGGATTGTGTTTGTCAGAACGGATCTTGACCCAGTGGTTCATGTACCTGCCCGAGCTGAGTTGGTTGAAGATACCAAGCTATGCACCGCGCTCAGCTATCAGGGTGTTAAGGTGGCGACAGTTGAGCATCTAATGTCGGCCTTTGCTGGGCTGGGGATCGATAATGCTTACGTTGATGTTAGCGCGCCGGAAGTTCCCATCATGGATGGTAGCGCCAGCCCATTTGTATTCCTGATTCAATCAGCGGGGATTCTGGAGCAGGAGGCGGCCAAGAAATTTATTCGCATCAAGCGACCCATCAGCGTAACGGAAGATGACAAAGAGGCGACTTTCTTGCCTCATCAGGGCTTCAAGGTCTCATTCACCATCGATTTTGATCACCCGGTGTTCGACCAGCAGAAGCAAAAGGCGCAGATAGATTTCTCTACTACGTCATTCGTAAAAGAAGTCTCTCGTGCCCGTACATTTGGCTTTATGCGTGACCTGGAGTTTCTGCGCTCCAACAATTTAGCATTAGGTGGCAGTCTTGATAATGCGATCGTTGTCGATGACTATCGGATCGTCAATGAAGGCGGACTGCGCTACGAAGACGAGTTCGTCAAGCACAAGGTGTTGGATGCCATTGGTGATCTGTATCAGCTAGGTCATAGCCTGATTGGCGAGTTCCGCGGCGTTAAATCGGGACACGCATTGAACAACCAGCTTTGTCGAGAGTTGATGGCTCAGCCGGATGCGTTTGAAATCGTGACCTTTGAAGAAGAAAAAGCGGTTGCGCCGATTTCCTACGCGGCACCTGCTATGGCGTAA
- a CDS encoding DUF721 domain-containing protein, with the protein MSIKVKRSQAQPIGRLMGKSGDIGKLMRLSKLIDQAQRHLQAHLPEPMREHIYVGGFRDGRLTLISGQAQWLTWLRYEQARLLSLIHQLPGFEGVTGFTFKVRPIRTIQAPLRNTRSLSCSAGKTLADCAQDTNHPALRQALERLASHAPSSHHPNERNDESTH; encoded by the coding sequence ATGAGTATAAAGGTTAAGCGATCTCAGGCACAGCCCATCGGCCGTCTGATGGGCAAGTCGGGCGATATCGGCAAGCTTATGCGTCTCTCGAAGCTGATCGATCAGGCGCAGCGGCACTTGCAGGCGCATCTTCCCGAGCCCATGCGCGAGCACATTTATGTTGGCGGGTTTCGCGATGGACGATTGACGCTAATCAGCGGACAAGCGCAATGGCTAACGTGGCTACGCTATGAACAAGCACGTCTGCTCAGCCTCATCCATCAACTACCCGGATTCGAAGGCGTTACCGGGTTTACCTTTAAAGTGCGGCCAATTAGAACTATCCAAGCCCCTTTACGCAATACACGCTCGCTGTCTTGTTCGGCGGGTAAAACTCTAGCTGACTGCGCCCAGGACACTAACCACCCCGCGCTCAGGCAAGCATTGGAACGACTGGCCTCGCACGCCCCTAGCTCTCACCATCCTAACGAGCGCAACGATGAATCGACCCACTAA
- a CDS encoding D-alanine--D-alanine ligase has translation MSEVNFQPLSLERVVVVYGGQSAERDVSLKSGAAILAALKRQGVNVQGYDLREGGLAGLEKLAPTAVFVALHGRGGEDGTLQGALELLGIPYTGSGVLASALGMDKQRTKQVWHALALPTPESIMLHAHADWAGVVAQLGLPLIVKPVHEGSTLGISIVDDQAALEAAYHDAARFDARVMAERFIQGDEYTVSLLADQVLPAIRVEVPGGFYDYEAKYLTDTTQYHLPCGLSQDDEAALATLCQQAFAAVGGQGWGRVDVMHDNEGRFWLLEVNTVPGMTDHSLVPQSAAYAGIDFDQLVMRILKTAGQQSAS, from the coding sequence GTGAGCGAAGTTAACTTTCAACCCTTGTCGCTAGAGCGAGTCGTCGTAGTGTATGGCGGCCAGTCTGCCGAGCGCGATGTATCTTTAAAAAGTGGTGCTGCTATTCTCGCGGCCCTCAAGCGGCAGGGCGTGAACGTACAGGGCTACGACCTTCGCGAAGGCGGGCTGGCTGGCCTTGAAAAGCTGGCACCGACGGCTGTTTTTGTGGCGTTGCACGGCCGTGGTGGTGAGGATGGCACCTTGCAAGGCGCGCTTGAGCTGCTGGGCATTCCTTACACGGGCAGTGGCGTATTGGCATCAGCATTAGGCATGGATAAGCAACGTACCAAGCAAGTATGGCATGCCCTTGCATTGCCAACGCCTGAGAGCATTATGCTGCATGCCCATGCTGATTGGGCGGGAGTTGTGGCCCAGCTTGGTTTGCCATTGATTGTTAAACCTGTTCATGAAGGGTCGACGCTAGGCATCAGTATCGTTGACGACCAAGCTGCCCTTGAAGCGGCATACCACGACGCGGCACGTTTCGATGCGCGGGTCATGGCGGAGCGATTTATTCAAGGTGACGAATACACCGTGAGTTTGCTGGCCGATCAGGTGCTTCCCGCCATTCGTGTTGAAGTCCCAGGTGGGTTTTACGACTATGAAGCCAAGTATTTAACTGACACGACACAGTACCATTTGCCGTGCGGCCTTAGCCAAGATGATGAAGCTGCCTTAGCAACGCTTTGCCAACAAGCCTTTGCCGCCGTGGGTGGGCAGGGCTGGGGGCGTGTTGATGTGATGCACGACAATGAGGGGCGTTTTTGGCTGCTGGAAGTCAACACCGTGCCGGGCATGACCGACCACAGCCTTGTGCCTCAGTCAGCGGCATATGCAGGTATCGATTTTGACCAGCTCGTCATGCGTATATTAAAAACGGCCGGTCAGCAGAGTGCCTCATGA